The following coding sequences are from one uncultured Bacteroides sp. window:
- the nadD gene encoding nicotinate (nicotinamide) nucleotide adenylyltransferase, translating to MMNLKTGIFSGSFNPIHIGHLALANYLCEFAGLDEVWFMVTPHNPLKEESSLLEDSKRLELVKLAIGDYPKFHASDFEFHLPRPSYTIQTLEQLKDKFPKRDFYLIIGADNWNLFSKWKDSEQIIKTTSILIYPRLGYPVNEELLPTNVKIVSAPLLTISSTFIREAIAQQKDIRYFLPLPVYDKIKQEHLY from the coding sequence ATCATGAATTTGAAAACGGGAATATTTAGCGGATCATTCAATCCCATACATATCGGACATCTTGCTCTGGCGAATTATTTATGTGAATTTGCCGGACTGGATGAAGTATGGTTTATGGTCACTCCGCACAACCCGTTGAAAGAAGAGTCTAGCTTGCTTGAGGATAGCAAACGGTTAGAATTGGTAAAACTTGCCATCGGCGACTATCCCAAATTCCACGCTTCGGATTTTGAGTTTCATCTTCCGCGCCCGAGCTATACGATACAAACCCTCGAGCAGCTGAAAGACAAGTTCCCAAAAAGAGATTTCTATCTAATTATCGGGGCGGACAATTGGAACCTTTTCTCTAAATGGAAAGACTCTGAACAGATTATCAAAACTACTTCTATCCTGATTTATCCGCGTCTTGGCTATCCTGTCAATGAGGAGCTACTACCTACCAATGTTAAGATCGTATCAGCACCACTGCTCACCATAAGTTCCACTTTCATTCGCGAAGCTATCGCGCAACAAAAAGACATCCGATATTTTCTCCCACTGCCTGTTTACGATAAAATAAAGCAAGAACACCTTTACTAA
- the gmk gene encoding guanylate kinase produces MNGKLIIFSAPSGSGKSTIINHLMNQNLNLAFSISATSRAPRGTEQDGVEYFFLSPEVFRQRIENGEFLEYEEVYTDRYYGTLKAQVEKQLAAGQNVVFDVDVVGGCNIKKLYGERALSLFIQPPSIEVLRERLTSRGTDTPEVIESRIAKAEFELSYAPQFDCIVINDNLETAQAEAYKIIQEFIES; encoded by the coding sequence ATGAACGGAAAATTAATCATCTTCTCAGCCCCCTCGGGATCGGGCAAGTCGACTATCATCAATCATTTGATGAATCAAAATCTAAACCTCGCTTTTTCTATCTCTGCTACGAGCCGTGCCCCGCGGGGAACAGAACAAGATGGGGTTGAATATTTCTTTCTTTCGCCTGAAGTATTTCGCCAACGCATTGAGAATGGGGAATTTCTAGAATATGAGGAAGTCTACACAGATCGTTACTACGGCACTCTCAAGGCGCAAGTGGAAAAACAGCTGGCAGCTGGACAGAATGTTGTTTTTGATGTAGATGTGGTAGGTGGCTGCAATATAAAGAAATTATACGGAGAGCGCGCCTTATCCCTATTCATACAACCTCCTTCTATCGAAGTTCTCAGAGAGCGACTGACTAGTCGTGGCACCGATACTCCCGAAGTTATAGAGAGTCGCATAGCTAAGGCTGAATTTGAACTGTCATACGCTCCGCAGTTCGACTGCATCGTGATCAATGACAATTTGGAAACCGCACAAGCGGAAGCATATAAAATTATTCAAGAGTTTATCGAATCATGA
- a CDS encoding cupin domain-containing protein encodes MYAKITKEEASHYFWGNQCESRVLLGKEELSVKLESMPAATREENHYHIKAQQFFFMLKGEAVFHFETASVTVSEKEGISIDPRTHHYIANESTEEIEFPVISQPETQNDRYKI; translated from the coding sequence ATGTATGCTAAGATAACAAAAGAAGAGGCTTCGCACTACTTTTGGGGCAATCAATGTGAAAGTCGAGTCTTGCTAGGAAAAGAGGAATTATCCGTTAAACTGGAGAGTATGCCTGCCGCCACTCGTGAAGAGAACCATTACCACATCAAAGCGCAACAATTCTTTTTCATGCTAAAAGGAGAAGCTGTTTTTCATTTTGAAACAGCGAGCGTCACTGTCAGCGAAAAAGAAGGAATATCAATCGATCCAAGAACTCATCATTATATTGCAAATGAAAGTACAGAAGAAATTGAATTCCCCGTTATTTCTCAACCCGAGACTCAGAACGATAGATATAAGATATAA
- a CDS encoding MFS transporter, which produces MRITTFNSLRNRNYRLYFAGQSVSLIGTWMQRTAVYWLVFDQTQSNFMLGLVVFATQFPSFLFSPLGGVITDRYNRYKVTLITQTCSMVQASLLTFVVLFTNYSIWEIFILSVMMGIVNAFDLPARQSLVNEVVDDKKNLSNAIALNSSMGKLAWLIGPAISGIILEKFGAGVCFFVNALSYLAVITSLLSMRITPYVPQPHTKKIMKEFKEGFQYLKNNPELGKVVLILACISLFVLPFNTLLPVYAKNIFHGTASTYGYLNSSIGLGALAGAILLASLKSGTNLKIFLFVNLLILSGALLIFSHINYLPIALITASFAGFAMMSQTTICNTIIQTGASIEMRGRALSFFAMAFFGMQPIGGLMTGSISVYIGAKNTILLQGVAAIIITLFFAAFLLNKKKKKKGLEAEH; this is translated from the coding sequence ATGCGGATCACAACATTTAACTCTCTAAGAAATCGTAATTACAGACTCTACTTTGCCGGACAGTCCGTCTCGCTCATCGGCACATGGATGCAGCGAACTGCTGTGTATTGGCTCGTGTTTGATCAGACGCAATCTAACTTCATGCTCGGTCTGGTGGTTTTTGCCACTCAATTTCCGTCTTTTCTCTTTTCACCCCTCGGAGGTGTGATAACCGACCGCTACAATCGTTATAAAGTCACGCTGATCACACAGACTTGTTCTATGGTTCAGGCCAGTCTACTTACTTTTGTAGTACTCTTCACGAACTATTCCATTTGGGAAATTTTCATACTCAGCGTCATGATGGGCATTGTCAACGCTTTCGACCTGCCAGCTAGGCAATCGCTTGTCAACGAAGTAGTAGACGACAAAAAGAACCTCTCCAACGCTATCGCACTGAATTCATCAATGGGAAAACTGGCATGGCTCATCGGACCTGCCATATCAGGCATCATATTAGAGAAATTTGGCGCAGGCGTCTGCTTTTTTGTCAACGCCTTAAGCTACTTGGCAGTGATCACTTCACTACTATCAATGCGTATAACTCCCTATGTTCCGCAACCGCATACCAAAAAGATAATGAAAGAATTCAAGGAAGGCTTTCAATATTTAAAGAACAATCCGGAACTAGGGAAAGTAGTATTGATACTGGCGTGCATCAGTCTGTTTGTGTTGCCTTTCAACACCCTCTTGCCCGTCTATGCAAAGAATATTTTTCACGGTACAGCCTCAACGTATGGCTATCTGAACAGTTCCATCGGACTGGGAGCTCTGGCAGGAGCCATTTTGTTAGCTTCACTCAAATCGGGCACTAATTTAAAAATCTTCCTCTTCGTCAACTTACTGATTCTAAGTGGGGCACTGCTGATCTTTTCGCACATCAATTATCTGCCTATAGCGTTGATTACTGCCTCTTTCGCAGGCTTTGCCATGATGTCTCAAACAACGATATGCAACACCATCATACAAACCGGAGCATCTATCGAAATGAGAGGTAGAGCGCTTAGCTTTTTCGCCATGGCATTCTTTGGGATGCAACCCATTGGCGGATTAATGACTGGCAGTATCTCTGTTTACATCGGTGCTAAAAACACCATTTTGCTGCAAGGGGTAGCTGCTATTATCATCACGCTCTTCTTCGCCGCTTTCCTACTCAATAAAAAAAAGAAAAAGAAAGGGCTTGAGGCTGAACATTGA